In a genomic window of Candidatus Thermoplasmatota archaeon:
- a CDS encoding trimethylamine methyltransferase family protein, translated as MTSGDFRKLSMRKNSTQLIDRDAFQRIHDESLDVLERVGVRIYSGIALDLLRQHGADVNNEKQIARIPKDLVEKSIRSTPKEYKLGARNPDFDVELDNSHVYFTFDGCGVQTIDIDSGKRRPARKQDIVDCARLANVLPGVGYFTPSVAPQDVPLHAHVLHQIHAAYSNTDKFVMSESTTTGAEARLQIDMAAAVAGGRDKLLQKPNLAGIICAVPPLNLDGGGSEATIEFAKAGVPVMMMSMVEAGVSGPVTMAGTLVVSNAEIMAILTLTQCARKGAKAIYGSTLSMMEPRTGAYVSGSPEAALLCAAIVDLAKHYKLPAQAGTFGTNALVPGSQAATEHCLGTLLAVNAGADMVNGFGLLEASTVLSFEQLMLDYDIVTELLHIAKGIDVNDETIAGDLIREVGIGGTFLAKRHTLKHLRDAWSPMVFEYGTYEDWVKHGSIDPVRRANAKARELLKGARSVPPEDDVAKELQDIVRKSEKELK; from the coding sequence ATGACCTCGGGAGACTTCAGGAAACTGAGCATGAGAAAGAACTCCACGCAGCTGATCGATAGGGACGCCTTCCAGCGCATCCATGACGAATCCCTCGACGTACTAGAGAGAGTGGGGGTCAGGATTTATAGTGGCATCGCCCTCGACCTCTTGCGCCAGCATGGTGCAGATGTGAACAATGAGAAGCAGATCGCGAGGATACCCAAAGACCTGGTCGAGAAGTCCATCAGGAGCACCCCGAAGGAGTACAAGCTTGGCGCGCGTAACCCCGATTTCGACGTCGAGCTGGACAACTCACATGTCTACTTCACTTTTGATGGGTGCGGGGTGCAGACAATCGATATCGATTCCGGCAAGAGAAGACCGGCCAGGAAGCAGGACATAGTCGACTGCGCGCGCCTGGCGAACGTCCTGCCCGGGGTCGGGTACTTCACACCTTCAGTAGCGCCCCAAGACGTGCCATTGCATGCACATGTGTTGCACCAGATCCACGCAGCCTACTCCAACACCGACAAGTTCGTGATGTCTGAGTCCACGACGACGGGAGCGGAGGCGAGGCTCCAGATTGACATGGCAGCCGCAGTGGCCGGCGGTAGGGATAAGCTGCTGCAGAAGCCGAATCTCGCAGGAATCATTTGCGCTGTTCCTCCGTTGAACCTGGACGGAGGAGGCAGCGAGGCGACGATAGAGTTCGCGAAGGCAGGGGTTCCGGTCATGATGATGAGCATGGTTGAGGCCGGCGTCTCAGGGCCCGTCACCATGGCTGGGACACTTGTGGTCAGCAACGCAGAGATCATGGCGATCCTGACGCTCACACAGTGCGCTAGGAAGGGCGCGAAAGCGATCTACGGTTCTACCCTGTCCATGATGGAACCGAGGACAGGAGCATATGTGTCGGGCTCTCCAGAGGCCGCGCTGTTATGCGCCGCGATCGTGGACCTGGCTAAGCACTACAAACTCCCCGCCCAGGCAGGGACCTTCGGAACCAACGCGCTTGTTCCTGGTAGCCAGGCAGCCACGGAGCACTGTCTGGGGACTCTTCTCGCAGTCAACGCTGGTGCGGACATGGTCAACGGTTTCGGCTTGCTTGAGGCATCGACGGTGCTATCGTTCGAGCAGCTCATGCTTGACTACGATATCGTCACGGAGTTACTGCACATTGCCAAGGGGATAGATGTGAACGATGAAACCATCGCTGGCGACCTCATCAGAGAAGTGGGCATCGGAGGAACATTCCTGGCAAAGAGGCACACGCTCAAACACCTCAGGGACGCATGGTCCCCCATGGTATTCGAATACGGAACCTACGAGGACTGGGTGAAGCACGGCTCAATCGACCCGGTCAGAAGGGCCAACGCGAAGGCGAGGGAGCTCTTGAAGGGTGCAAGATCGGTGCCTCCGGAAGACGACGTTGCAAAGGAGCTCCAGGACATCGTCAGGAAGAGCGAGAAGGAACTGAAGTAG
- a CDS encoding class A beta-lactamase-related serine hydrolase, with the protein MTIEKRRQSSSNIELAKLRSEIQKTTRDVKGQLGLYMKHVESGREIAIDADKIFPLGSVFKIPIMVEAYRQVNEGLLSMDEKIKLENRNYCIGSGILQYLSPGLELTIRDLITLMIVATDNTASEMLWKRIGIQRVNMLIRELGLAKTSIYLPWREGFLLTMGKGPFKDMLVQDAGRKWKGFSDLGRMKILNEIDTEFANLSIEDFRREYENLYGMKEEKKFRTQREYDQVFDNIGTPREIGILLEKTLKGEVVSREASMEMLGMMMRNLGSSSVPHYLSDDVVVASRSGVTAGSVNNAGIIYVNSNSHIILCVFFKRLGEKNPEKAQIAEAKIARLVYDYFSRVK; encoded by the coding sequence ATGACAATAGAGAAGAGGAGACAGTCATCATCGAACATCGAGCTAGCCAAGCTCCGCTCCGAGATACAGAAGACCACAAGGGACGTGAAGGGTCAATTGGGCCTTTACATGAAACATGTCGAATCTGGCAGAGAGATTGCGATTGATGCCGACAAGATATTCCCCCTGGGTAGCGTCTTCAAGATTCCCATCATGGTCGAGGCATACAGGCAGGTGAACGAGGGTCTGCTCTCGATGGACGAGAAGATAAAGCTCGAGAACAGGAACTACTGTATCGGATCTGGAATACTCCAGTATCTCTCTCCCGGTCTTGAGCTCACAATCCGCGACCTCATCACCCTCATGATCGTCGCCACGGACAACACCGCCTCGGAGATGCTCTGGAAGAGGATTGGAATTCAGAGGGTCAACATGCTGATCCGCGAGCTGGGGCTCGCGAAGACTTCGATCTACCTTCCATGGAGAGAGGGCTTCCTTCTGACGATGGGGAAGGGGCCGTTCAAGGACATGCTCGTGCAGGATGCCGGGCGAAAATGGAAGGGCTTCTCCGACCTTGGCAGGATGAAGATATTGAACGAGATTGACACCGAGTTCGCAAACCTATCCATCGAGGATTTCCGAAGGGAGTATGAGAACCTCTACGGGATGAAGGAGGAGAAGAAGTTCAGAACCCAACGCGAATACGACCAGGTCTTCGATAACATCGGGACCCCGCGTGAGATAGGCATCCTGCTCGAAAAGACGCTCAAAGGCGAAGTGGTGTCCAGGGAGGCTAGCATGGAGATGCTCGGCATGATGATGAGGAACCTGGGCTCCTCCTCCGTTCCTCACTACCTCTCCGACGACGTAGTCGTTGCCTCGAGATCCGGAGTGACCGCTGGATCCGTGAACAATGCCGGCATAATCTACGTGAACTCGAACTCGCACATCATCCTTTGCGTCTTCTTCAAGAGGCTCGGAGAGAAGAACCCTGAGAAGGCCCAGATTGCGGAGGCCAAGATCGCGAGGCTGGTATACGACTATTTCTCTCGTGTCAAGTGA
- a CDS encoding DUF835 domain-containing protein, producing the protein MAIIPRTNLGLFLTATPFIVIVVYIVFSLLNEDDGVLMGNATNPVFALAAAILAFALYWFTRKSPSPEINLGLVVAFTLLALGELTWSIYAEVIDEEVTVSLADLFWLSGYVALIALLFKVIRDAKVKISRQIIAVQAAFWLAVSPLLIYVVRESYGSTDMSTLEKVTWNLYTPLDAVILSLVIMLIWSFRKGLLEDCWIIVGVSIAFYTVGDSLYTIYEASGAYSVGSMPDVFYIGSYAMLSLGFGMLLLSSARFPSVEPAPETYGSKEAMRELAPRNTYVIWSTDSRRGYELIVQGLSQGLEGLIITRKPPSMIKPTYGLKKTAMIWLSTSPGSEAIHPANTGILTGTIVRFLEKGKNSIILVDGFESIVTYADFKKALTTLDHLKDLIVAHNSRLIVTVDKRTLTEREAALIEKRAVLIQG; encoded by the coding sequence ATGGCCATCATACCAAGGACGAATCTCGGATTGTTTCTGACAGCGACTCCATTCATCGTGATTGTCGTCTACATAGTGTTCTCGTTGCTGAACGAGGACGATGGAGTACTCATGGGCAATGCAACCAATCCGGTTTTCGCCCTGGCTGCTGCAATCCTCGCTTTCGCGCTCTACTGGTTCACTAGGAAGAGCCCGTCGCCCGAGATCAACCTCGGGTTGGTGGTCGCGTTCACCCTATTGGCATTGGGAGAGCTGACCTGGAGCATCTACGCGGAGGTGATCGACGAAGAGGTCACTGTTTCTCTCGCTGACCTCTTCTGGCTAAGCGGCTATGTCGCCTTGATAGCCTTGCTGTTCAAGGTCATCCGTGACGCAAAGGTCAAGATCTCTCGCCAGATCATTGCGGTCCAGGCTGCGTTCTGGCTGGCAGTTTCTCCGCTCCTGATATACGTGGTCCGCGAATCATATGGTTCGACGGACATGTCCACCCTGGAGAAAGTCACCTGGAACCTGTACACTCCCCTAGACGCAGTCATACTTAGCCTCGTCATCATGCTCATATGGTCGTTCCGGAAGGGCCTCCTCGAAGACTGCTGGATCATCGTCGGAGTCTCAATTGCCTTCTATACAGTGGGCGATTCGCTTTACACAATTTACGAGGCCTCGGGTGCATACTCAGTGGGATCGATGCCAGATGTCTTCTACATAGGGTCGTACGCCATGCTCAGCCTTGGATTCGGCATGCTCCTCCTCTCCAGTGCGAGGTTCCCTTCAGTGGAGCCAGCCCCAGAGACCTATGGCTCAAAAGAGGCCATGAGAGAGCTCGCTCCAAGGAACACCTATGTCATCTGGAGCACGGACTCCAGAAGGGGCTATGAATTGATCGTGCAAGGCCTCAGCCAAGGTCTTGAGGGACTGATCATCACGCGGAAGCCTCCCAGCATGATCAAGCCTACCTACGGCCTCAAGAAGACTGCCATGATCTGGCTTTCGACCTCCCCTGGTAGCGAAGCGATTCACCCGGCGAACACAGGTATCCTGACCGGTACTATCGTCAGATTCCTGGAAAAGGGCAAGAACTCAATCATACTGGTGGACGGTTTCGAGTCGATAGTGACGTATGCCGATTTCAAGAAGGCCCTTACAACGCTTGACCACTTGAAGGACCTGATTGTCGCCCATAATTCCCGGCTGATTGTAACTGTCGACAAGCGCACGCTGACCGAAAGAGAAGCCGCGCTCATAGAGAAGAGAGCAGTACTCATCCAGGGCTGA
- a CDS encoding nucleotidyltransferase domain-containing protein has protein sequence MLSRESLTILARKGRVEIIRALKSYPDRDFTINELSRTAKVPTMTTWRAVKELKKTGLVRTRKIGNAIGVTLTEDRERLKVLRMIPDTDPQRTAARAYASRLGEQPWILECRLFGSIGRGEHAPGEEVDVAVVYDDSSVTEGQAKEIATSLAALVKEETNVAIVPLCIAQKEMTRKGGLAAELRDKESIWKR, from the coding sequence ATGCTCTCGCGTGAGTCTTTGACAATACTGGCTCGGAAGGGACGCGTTGAGATAATTCGCGCACTCAAGTCATATCCCGACCGTGATTTCACTATCAACGAGCTTTCGAGGACGGCAAAAGTCCCGACGATGACCACCTGGAGGGCTGTGAAGGAGTTGAAGAAGACAGGTCTCGTGAGGACTCGGAAGATCGGAAACGCGATTGGCGTGACCCTGACGGAAGACAGGGAGAGACTGAAAGTCCTTCGGATGATTCCTGACACGGACCCACAGAGGACGGCAGCCAGGGCATATGCCAGTCGTCTCGGAGAGCAGCCGTGGATACTGGAATGCAGGCTCTTCGGGAGTATCGGTCGCGGGGAGCACGCCCCGGGAGAAGAGGTAGATGTCGCTGTCGTCTATGACGACAGCTCGGTAACGGAAGGCCAGGCGAAGGAGATTGCGACCTCGCTTGCAGCTCTCGTGAAGGAAGAGACGAATGTGGCAATAGTCCCGTTGTGCATAGCCCAGAAGGAGATGACAAGAAAGGGTGGGCTTGCAGCTGAGCTAAGGGACAAGGAGAGCATCTGGAAGCGCTGA
- the polX gene encoding DNA polymerase/3'-5' exonuclease PolX, with translation MDNDDVANVLFEIADLLDLQGVAFKPNAYRRAARNINALEEDINKIAAEGRLQDIPGVGEAMTEKIDELIATGELRYLSQLRSEVPPGLVEILKVPDVGPKTAMVLYRELGISSVDGLKEAVLNHKLHGIKGFGEKTEERILQGVRTLESKGGRTLLGHALPVAESYVEYLRSSQPLDKISVAGSLRRGKETVGDIDILVGDDKPAGIMDTFVSYQEVDEILMKGPTKSSVRLKGGLQVDVRAVDTKSWGAALCFFTGSKEHNVTMRTMGVSMGLKLNEYGLFTRESGKKVAGETEEEVYKALGLSYVEPELRENLGEIEAAREGRLPDLVRDDQILGDMHVHTSWSDGADKIDDVVLEAVNRGYEYVAITDHSQSLKIAKGLSADRLKNQIESIRKAEDSAGGKIKVLAGSEVDIKADGSLDFPNSLLKDLDLVIGSVHSGFKRTKAEMTAREIKAIESGRIDILGHPTGRLIGQRNPYEVDLDKVFEAARSAGVCMEINSHPDRLDLSDVHCRQAKDAGVMMAIGTDAHRTEQMGYIRYGIITARRGWLEHKDVMNTLRWKELSRRLHGGRP, from the coding sequence ATGGACAATGACGATGTAGCAAATGTTTTGTTCGAGATCGCAGATCTGCTGGACCTCCAGGGAGTGGCATTCAAGCCCAACGCCTATAGACGCGCGGCGAGAAACATCAATGCGCTTGAGGAGGACATTAACAAAATCGCTGCCGAAGGCAGGTTGCAGGACATCCCAGGTGTGGGCGAGGCAATGACCGAGAAGATCGACGAGCTGATCGCAACAGGCGAGTTAAGATATCTGAGCCAGCTTCGGTCCGAGGTCCCGCCTGGCCTGGTCGAGATCCTGAAGGTCCCCGATGTTGGACCTAAGACGGCCATGGTCCTCTACAGGGAGCTAGGGATCTCCTCCGTCGATGGGTTGAAGGAGGCTGTACTCAACCACAAGCTCCACGGGATCAAGGGGTTTGGCGAGAAGACTGAGGAGCGCATCCTTCAGGGGGTGAGGACTCTTGAATCCAAGGGGGGCAGAACATTGCTTGGCCATGCCCTCCCCGTGGCCGAATCCTATGTAGAATACCTCAGGTCGTCACAGCCTTTGGACAAGATTAGCGTGGCCGGCAGTCTGAGACGTGGGAAGGAGACGGTGGGCGACATCGACATCCTTGTGGGTGACGACAAACCCGCTGGCATCATGGATACCTTTGTCTCCTATCAAGAGGTCGACGAAATCCTCATGAAGGGGCCAACCAAATCGAGCGTCAGGCTCAAGGGCGGCTTACAGGTCGATGTTAGGGCAGTTGACACAAAGAGCTGGGGGGCTGCCCTCTGCTTTTTCACCGGCTCGAAGGAACACAATGTCACAATGCGCACAATGGGCGTCAGCATGGGCCTGAAGCTGAACGAGTATGGGCTCTTCACGAGAGAATCTGGGAAGAAGGTCGCTGGCGAAACTGAAGAAGAGGTATACAAAGCTCTCGGGCTTTCGTATGTCGAGCCTGAACTGAGGGAGAACTTGGGCGAGATCGAGGCGGCCAGGGAGGGCCGGCTCCCTGATCTGGTCCGTGACGACCAGATACTCGGTGACATGCACGTTCACACCAGTTGGAGTGACGGAGCGGACAAGATCGACGATGTCGTCTTAGAGGCAGTGAATCGCGGATACGAATATGTGGCCATCACGGACCATTCGCAGAGCCTCAAGATCGCCAAGGGCCTTTCAGCTGATCGTTTGAAAAATCAGATCGAATCCATCCGCAAGGCGGAGGATTCTGCGGGTGGCAAGATCAAGGTACTTGCTGGGAGCGAGGTGGACATCAAAGCGGACGGGTCCTTGGACTTCCCGAACAGCCTTCTCAAGGACCTGGACCTGGTTATCGGATCTGTTCACTCGGGTTTCAAGCGCACCAAGGCGGAGATGACCGCGCGCGAGATTAAGGCCATCGAATCTGGTCGGATCGACATACTTGGCCATCCGACCGGCAGGCTCATAGGTCAGAGGAACCCCTACGAAGTCGATCTTGACAAGGTTTTCGAGGCTGCAAGGTCGGCCGGAGTATGCATGGAGATCAACTCACACCCAGACAGGTTGGACTTGTCAGACGTCCATTGTAGGCAGGCCAAGGATGCCGGTGTCATGATGGCCATAGGGACCGATGCCCACAGGACTGAGCAGATGGGCTACATCAGATACGGCATCATCACAGCCAGGCGCGGATGGCTTGAGCACAAGGACGTCATGAACACGCTGCGATGGAAGGAGCTTTCGAGACGGCTCCACGGAGGAAGGCCATGA
- the ligA gene encoding NAD-dependent DNA ligase LigA encodes MSDDRPAIKKRMRELVDKITYHDGKYYAEDNPEISDYEYDVRVKELAELEVRYPDLVMPDSPTQRVSGKPLEEFPQVEHKVAMLSLGNCYSSEELREFDARVGKWLGGESVEYVVELKIDGLGIALLFEDRALVRGATRGDGRIGEEVTSNIKTIRSIPLKLKPESGLRTVEVRGEVYMPTEGLWKLNKQRETSGEPLFANPRNAAAGSIRQLDPKIAASRPLEAYFYTLGYSEGSMPSTHEKCLEAMRKAGLRTSPHTMKFDSIDKVLEHIASWESRRDSIGYEIDGIVIKVNSLAQQVRLGFTSKEPRWAIAYKYPPKQMTTRLLDVQVQVGRTGTLTPVAILEPVQVGGVTISHATLHNEDEVRRKDLRIGDYVLIERAGEVIPQVVKPIVDKRTGREREFKMPQTCPVCGSKAVREEGEAARRCVNASCPAQVKERLMHFCSRTAMDIEGVGPALVDQLVDKGLVSDAADLYKLTREDLLTLDGIAERSSQNILDAIRSSTKRDFENVLYALGIRHIGRTTADVLAQTMGSLDGLESASVEELSRSEGVGQVVAEAVRDFMSSPENRKLLARLRKAGLKTEVVKKAGGPLAGKIFLFTGELSSMTRSEAESAVEALGGKSGSSITKATDFVVVGKDSGSKLEKARNLNKTVLDEQQFIEMVKKK; translated from the coding sequence ATGAGCGATGACCGGCCCGCGATCAAGAAGCGGATGAGGGAACTGGTCGACAAGATTACCTATCATGACGGGAAGTACTACGCGGAGGACAACCCCGAGATATCGGACTACGAGTACGACGTCCGCGTCAAGGAGCTAGCGGAGCTAGAAGTGCGGTACCCCGACCTTGTCATGCCCGACTCACCAACCCAGCGCGTCTCGGGAAAACCACTCGAGGAGTTCCCTCAGGTGGAGCACAAGGTAGCGATGCTGAGCCTCGGGAACTGCTACTCATCAGAGGAGCTGCGCGAGTTCGACGCTCGGGTCGGGAAGTGGCTCGGAGGAGAATCGGTCGAGTATGTAGTAGAGCTGAAAATCGACGGGCTGGGGATTGCGCTTCTCTTCGAGGATCGAGCGCTCGTTCGAGGAGCTACGAGGGGCGACGGCCGGATAGGAGAGGAAGTCACTTCGAACATCAAGACGATCAGGAGCATCCCGCTGAAGCTTAAACCCGAAAGCGGTCTTCGCACCGTTGAGGTCCGCGGCGAGGTCTACATGCCGACCGAGGGGCTCTGGAAGCTGAACAAGCAGAGGGAGACCAGCGGTGAGCCTTTGTTCGCCAATCCAAGGAACGCGGCTGCAGGGTCAATAAGGCAGCTTGATCCGAAGATTGCAGCGTCACGCCCGTTGGAGGCGTATTTCTACACGCTGGGATACAGTGAAGGCTCGATGCCGTCGACGCACGAGAAGTGTCTCGAAGCGATGAGGAAAGCGGGCCTCCGCACAAGTCCTCACACGATGAAGTTCGACTCCATCGACAAGGTGCTGGAGCACATTGCCTCGTGGGAGTCTAGGAGGGATTCCATCGGATACGAGATCGACGGGATCGTCATCAAGGTCAACTCGCTTGCACAGCAGGTCAGATTGGGGTTCACTTCCAAGGAGCCGCGATGGGCTATTGCATACAAGTATCCTCCAAAACAGATGACCACTAGGCTGCTGGATGTCCAGGTGCAGGTCGGCAGAACTGGCACATTGACGCCTGTGGCGATACTCGAACCTGTGCAAGTTGGGGGAGTGACCATCTCACACGCAACCCTTCACAATGAGGACGAGGTGAGGCGCAAGGACCTGAGGATCGGGGACTATGTGCTTATCGAAAGGGCGGGCGAGGTGATTCCGCAGGTCGTGAAACCCATCGTGGACAAGAGGACCGGTCGAGAGAGAGAGTTCAAGATGCCGCAGACGTGCCCTGTGTGTGGGTCCAAGGCTGTCCGAGAGGAGGGCGAAGCCGCACGAAGATGTGTCAACGCATCTTGTCCCGCTCAGGTCAAGGAGCGTCTGATGCACTTCTGCTCACGGACCGCGATGGACATCGAAGGCGTCGGACCTGCCCTGGTCGATCAGCTGGTAGACAAAGGTCTCGTCTCGGATGCGGCGGACCTGTACAAGTTGACAAGGGAGGACCTGCTGACTCTGGATGGAATCGCAGAGAGATCATCCCAGAACATCCTGGATGCCATAAGGTCCAGCACGAAGAGGGATTTCGAAAACGTGCTCTATGCCCTTGGCATCAGGCACATCGGACGCACCACGGCGGATGTCCTCGCGCAGACCATGGGCAGCTTGGATGGGCTTGAGTCGGCGTCGGTCGAGGAGCTGTCGAGGAGCGAGGGCGTCGGCCAAGTCGTCGCTGAGGCTGTTAGGGACTTCATGAGCAGCCCGGAGAACCGCAAGCTCTTGGCCCGTCTGAGGAAAGCTGGTCTGAAGACAGAGGTGGTCAAGAAGGCCGGTGGACCGTTGGCTGGGAAGATCTTCCTGTTCACGGGGGAGCTCAGCTCTATGACGCGCTCCGAGGCGGAATCTGCTGTAGAGGCTCTCGGAGGAAAGTCCGGATCATCTATCACGAAGGCTACCGATTTCGTGGTCGTGGGGAAGGATTCTGGGTCGAAGCTCGAGAAAGCCAGGAACCTGAACAAAACGGTCCTGGACGAACAACAGTTCATCGAGATGGTCAAGAAGAAATAG
- a CDS encoding phosphotransferase — protein sequence MLSDLTMLDAFGWEAIKKALNQRVVLGTVRLVPSRRNRVWAVETDVRPVVVKKSLSGRCGNEFEVIIQAKGAGLNVPYPLFMEGDYLVSEYVQGETCDTLINHMFSNRAAEGMGEWLASFHGLLGHGPTTKVMKDAVLSNFILSDEKIFGVDLEDAGPGDPLDDVGQLCAAILGSEPFFTPIKFDLCLRMVQSYERTSSMDVIDVVRPYVSKHLMLDSKNKPLFRRTIVSAARSIEKGWPALA from the coding sequence ATGCTTAGTGATTTGACCATGCTCGATGCCTTCGGATGGGAGGCAATCAAGAAGGCTCTGAACCAGAGAGTCGTGTTGGGCACGGTCAGGTTGGTGCCCAGCAGAAGGAACCGGGTGTGGGCCGTAGAGACGGACGTCAGACCCGTCGTAGTCAAGAAGTCGCTCTCGGGCAGATGCGGGAACGAGTTCGAGGTAATCATTCAGGCCAAGGGCGCAGGCCTGAATGTCCCATACCCCCTTTTCATGGAAGGAGACTACCTTGTGTCCGAGTACGTCCAGGGGGAGACATGCGACACGCTCATCAACCACATGTTCAGCAACCGGGCAGCAGAGGGCATGGGTGAATGGCTCGCGAGCTTCCACGGTCTCCTAGGACATGGCCCGACCACCAAGGTGATGAAAGACGCTGTGCTCTCGAACTTCATACTGTCAGATGAAAAGATATTTGGCGTCGACCTCGAAGACGCCGGTCCCGGCGATCCGCTGGATGACGTTGGGCAGCTTTGCGCTGCGATCCTTGGAAGTGAACCATTCTTCACCCCAATAAAGTTCGATCTGTGTCTGCGCATGGTCCAAAGCTATGAGAGGACCTCAAGCATGGACGTCATCGACGTGGTCCGGCCGTATGTGTCCAAGCACCTAATGTTGGATTCGAAGAACAAGCCGCTCTTCAGACGCACCATTGTCTCTGCTGCTCGCAGCATCGAGAAGGGATGGCCCGCACTCGCGTGA